A genomic window from Plasmodium cynomolgi strain B DNA, scaffold: 1161, whole genome shotgun sequence includes:
- a CDS encoding CYIR protein (putative;~vir-type antigen) has product MHILLIKYGKTLFVFNSILIQSSFGNKIYQNVVIINLLLYDHVINNLLSGFTTLSLYRELKKLYHGNIFDLLIYNEHKVDVKCEIYIKLDELVTI; this is encoded by the exons ATGCATAttctattaataaaatatgggAAGACTCTATTTGTTTTCAATTCGATTCTAATACAAAGTAGTTTCGGCAATAAG atataccaaaatgttgtaatAATTAATCTATTGTTATATGACcatgtaattaataatttactttctggTTTCACTACCTTATCACTGTACCgtgaacttaaaaaattgtatcaTGGGAATATATTcgatttgttaatatataacgAGCATAAAGTGGATGTTAAatgtgaaatatatataaagcttGATGAACTGGTTACAATATAA